In Rattus norvegicus strain BN/NHsdMcwi chromosome 1, GRCr8, whole genome shotgun sequence, a genomic segment contains:
- the Sf1 gene encoding splicing factor 1 isoform 1 (isoform 1 is encoded by transcript variant 1), whose product MATGANATPLDFPSKKRKRSRWNQDTMEQKTVIPGMPTVIPPGLTREQERAYIVQLQIEDLTRKLRTGDLGIPPNPEDRSPSPEPIYNSEGKRLNTREFRTRKKLEEERHTLITEMVALNPDFKPPADYKPPATRVSDKVMIPQDEYPEINFVGLLIGPRGNTLKNIEKECNAKIMIRGKGSVKEGKVGRKDGQMLPGEDEPLHALVTANTMENVKKAVEQIRNILKQGIETPEDQNDLRKMQLRELARLNGTLREDDNRILRPWQSSETRSITNTTVCTKCGGAGHIASDCKFQRPGDPQSAQDKARMDKEYLSLMAELGEAPVPASVGSTSGPATTPLASAPRPAAPASNPPPPSLMSTTQSRPPWMNSGPSENRPYHGMHGGGPGGPGGGPHSFPHPLPSLTGGHGGHPMQHNPNGPPPPWMQPPPPPMNQGPHPPGHHGPPPMDQYLGSTPVGSGVYRLHQGKGMMPPPPMGMMPPPPPPPSGQPPPPPSGPLPPWQQQQQQPPPPPPPSSSMASSTPLPWQQNTTTTTTSAGTGSIPPWQQQQAAAAASPGTPQMQGNPTMVPLPPGVQPPLPPGAPPPPPPPPPGSAGMMYAPPPPPPPPMDPSNFVTMMGMGVAGMPPFGMPPAPPPPPPQN is encoded by the exons ATGGCGACCGGAGCGAACGCCACGCCGCTGG ACTTCCCAagtaagaagaggaagaggagccgATGGAACCAAGACACAATGGAACAGAAGACAGTGATTCCAGGCATGCCTACGGTTATCCCCCCTGGCCTGACTCGGGAACAAGAAAGAGCTTATATAG TGCAACTACAGATAGAAGACCTGACTCGTAAACTGCGCACAGGAGACCTGGGCATCCCCCCTAACCCTGAGGACAG GTCCCCTTCCCCTGAGCCAATCTACAACAGCGAGGGGAAGCGGCTTAATACTCGAGAATTCCGTACCCGAAAAAAGCTTGAAGAGGAGCGGCATACCCTCATTACGGAGATGGTTGCTCTCAACCCAGACTTTAAACCACCTGCAGATTACAA GCCTCCAGCAACACGTGTGAGCGATAAAGTAATGATCCCCCAAGACGAGTATCCAGAAATCAATTTTGTGGGGCTCCTAATTGGGCCCAG AGGGAACACCCTGAAGAACATTGAGAAGGAATGCAACGCCAAGATCATGATACGGGGAAAGGGATCAGTAAAAGAAGGGAAAGTTGGGCGTAAAGATGGTCAGATGTTGCCAGGAGAAGATGAACCTCTTCATGCTCTAGTCACTGCCAATACAATGGAGAATGTCAAAAAGGCAGTGGAACAG ATCAGAAACATCCTGAAGCAGGGTATTGAAACCCCAGAGGACCAGAATGACCTAAGGAAAATGCAGCTTCGAGAGTTAGCTCGCTTGAATGGCACTCTACGGGAAGATGATAACAG GATCTTGAGACCCTGGCAGAGCTCAGAGACACGAAGCATTACCAACACGACTGTGTGTACTAAGTGTGGAGGGGCTGGTCACATTGCCTCTGATTGCAAATTTCAGAG GCCTGGTGACCCTCAATCAGCTCAGGATAAAGCACGGATGGATAAAGAGTATTTGTCCCTTATGGCTGAGCTAGGGGAAGCTCCTGTCCCTGCATCTGTGGGCTCCACCTCTGGACCTGCCACCACACCCCTGGCCAGTGCACCAAGGCCTGCTGCTCCTGCCAGCAACCCACCACCACCG TCTCTCATGTCTACAACTCAGAGTCGCCCACCCTGGATGAATTCTGGTCCTTCAGAGAATCGGCCCTACCATGGCATGCATGGAGGTGGTCCTGGTGGGCCTGGAGGTGGCCCCCACAGTTTCCCACACCCATTACCCAGCCTGACAGGTGGGCATGGTGGACATCCCATGCAGCACAACCCAAATGGACCACCACCACCTTGGatgcagccaccaccaccaccgatgAACCAGGGCCCCCACCCACCTGGGCACCATGGCCCTCCTCCAATGG ATCAGTACCTGGGAAGTACGCCTGTGGGCTCTGGGGTCTATCGCCTGCATCAAGGAAAAG GTATGATGCCGCCGCCGCCTATGGGCATGATGCCGCCGCCTCCGCCACCTCCCAGTGGGCAGCCCCCGCCTCCTCCCTCTGGTCCTCTTCCTccatggcagcagcagcagcagcagcctccaCCACCCCCTCCGCCCAGCAGCAGTATGGCTTCCAGCACCCCCTTGCCATGGCAGCAAA ATACGACGACTACCACCACGAGCGCTGGCACAGGGTCCATCCCGCCATGGCAACAGCAGCAGGCGGCTGCCGCAGCTTCTCCAGGAACCCCTCAGATGCAAGGCAACCCCACTATGGTGCCCCTGCCCCCCGGGGTCCAGCCGCCTCTGCCGCCCGGGGCCCCTCCCCCTCCGCCGCCTCCGCCACCTGGTTCCGCCGGCATGATGTatgccccaccccctcctcctccgcctcccaTGGACCCTTCTAACTTTGTCACCATGATGGGCATGGGGGTGGCGGGCATGCCGCCCTTCGGGATGCCTCCAGCTCCCCCACCGCCTCCACCACAGAActag
- the Sf1 gene encoding splicing factor 1 isoform 2 (isoform 2 is encoded by transcript variant 2), which produces MATGANATPLDFPSKKRKRSRWNQDTMEQKTVIPGMPTVIPPGLTREQERAYIVQLQIEDLTRKLRTGDLGIPPNPEDRSPSPEPIYNSEGKRLNTREFRTRKKLEEERHTLITEMVALNPDFKPPADYKPPATRVSDKVMIPQDEYPEINFVGLLIGPRGNTLKNIEKECNAKIMIRGKGSVKEGKVGRKDGQMLPGEDEPLHALVTANTMENVKKAVEQIRNILKQGIETPEDQNDLRKMQLRELARLNGTLREDDNRILRPWQSSETRSITNTTVCTKCGGAGHIASDCKFQRPGDPQSAQDKARMDKEYLSLMAELGEAPVPASVGSTSGPATTPLASAPRPAAPASNPPPPSLMSTTQSRPPWMNSGPSENRPYHGMHGGGPGGPGGGPHSFPHPLPSLTGGHGGHPMQHNPNGPPPPWMQPPPPPMNQGPHPPGHHGPPPMDQYLGSTPVGSGVYRLHQGKGMMPPPPMGMMPPPPPPPSGQPPPPPSGPLPPWQQQQQQPPPPPPPSSSMASSTPLPWQQRSLPAAAMARAMRVRTFRAHW; this is translated from the exons ATGGCGACCGGAGCGAACGCCACGCCGCTGG ACTTCCCAagtaagaagaggaagaggagccgATGGAACCAAGACACAATGGAACAGAAGACAGTGATTCCAGGCATGCCTACGGTTATCCCCCCTGGCCTGACTCGGGAACAAGAAAGAGCTTATATAG TGCAACTACAGATAGAAGACCTGACTCGTAAACTGCGCACAGGAGACCTGGGCATCCCCCCTAACCCTGAGGACAG GTCCCCTTCCCCTGAGCCAATCTACAACAGCGAGGGGAAGCGGCTTAATACTCGAGAATTCCGTACCCGAAAAAAGCTTGAAGAGGAGCGGCATACCCTCATTACGGAGATGGTTGCTCTCAACCCAGACTTTAAACCACCTGCAGATTACAA GCCTCCAGCAACACGTGTGAGCGATAAAGTAATGATCCCCCAAGACGAGTATCCAGAAATCAATTTTGTGGGGCTCCTAATTGGGCCCAG AGGGAACACCCTGAAGAACATTGAGAAGGAATGCAACGCCAAGATCATGATACGGGGAAAGGGATCAGTAAAAGAAGGGAAAGTTGGGCGTAAAGATGGTCAGATGTTGCCAGGAGAAGATGAACCTCTTCATGCTCTAGTCACTGCCAATACAATGGAGAATGTCAAAAAGGCAGTGGAACAG ATCAGAAACATCCTGAAGCAGGGTATTGAAACCCCAGAGGACCAGAATGACCTAAGGAAAATGCAGCTTCGAGAGTTAGCTCGCTTGAATGGCACTCTACGGGAAGATGATAACAG GATCTTGAGACCCTGGCAGAGCTCAGAGACACGAAGCATTACCAACACGACTGTGTGTACTAAGTGTGGAGGGGCTGGTCACATTGCCTCTGATTGCAAATTTCAGAG GCCTGGTGACCCTCAATCAGCTCAGGATAAAGCACGGATGGATAAAGAGTATTTGTCCCTTATGGCTGAGCTAGGGGAAGCTCCTGTCCCTGCATCTGTGGGCTCCACCTCTGGACCTGCCACCACACCCCTGGCCAGTGCACCAAGGCCTGCTGCTCCTGCCAGCAACCCACCACCACCG TCTCTCATGTCTACAACTCAGAGTCGCCCACCCTGGATGAATTCTGGTCCTTCAGAGAATCGGCCCTACCATGGCATGCATGGAGGTGGTCCTGGTGGGCCTGGAGGTGGCCCCCACAGTTTCCCACACCCATTACCCAGCCTGACAGGTGGGCATGGTGGACATCCCATGCAGCACAACCCAAATGGACCACCACCACCTTGGatgcagccaccaccaccaccgatgAACCAGGGCCCCCACCCACCTGGGCACCATGGCCCTCCTCCAATGG ATCAGTACCTGGGAAGTACGCCTGTGGGCTCTGGGGTCTATCGCCTGCATCAAGGAAAAG GTATGATGCCGCCGCCGCCTATGGGCATGATGCCGCCGCCTCCGCCACCTCCCAGTGGGCAGCCCCCGCCTCCTCCCTCTGGTCCTCTTCCTccatggcagcagcagcagcagcagcctccaCCACCCCCTCCGCCCAGCAGCAGTATGGCTTCCAGCACCCCCTTGCCATGGCAGCAAA GATCCCTCCCCGCAGCAGCGATGGCCCGAGCCATGAGAGTGAGGACTTTCCGCGCCCATTGGTGA
- the Sf1 gene encoding splicing factor 1 isoform X9: protein MATGANATPLDFPSKKRKRSRWNQDTMEQKTVIPGMPTVIPPGLTREQERAYIVQLQIEDLTRKLRTGDLGIPPNPEDRSPSPEPIYNSEGKRLNTREFRTRKKLEEERHTLITEMVALNPDFKPPADYKPPATRVSDKVMIPQDEYPEINFVGLLIGPRGNTLKNIEKECNAKIMIRGKGSVKEGKVGRKDGQMLPGEDEPLHALVTANTMENVKKAVEQIRNILKQGIETPEDQNDLRKMQLRELARLNGTLREDDNRILRPWQSSETRSITNTTVCTKCGGAGHIASDCKFQRPGDPQSAQDKARMDKEYLSLMAELGEAPVPASVGSTSGPATTPLASAPRPAAPASNPPPPSLMSTTQSRPPWMNSGPSENRPYHGMHGGGPGGPGGGPHSFPHPLPSLTGGHGGHPMQHNPNGPPPPWMQPPPPPMNQGPHPPGHHGPPPMVPGKYACGLWGLSPASRKRYDAAAAYGHDAAASATSQWAAPASSLWSSSSMAAAAAAASTTPSAQQQYGFQHPLAMAAKIPPRSSDGPSHESEDFPRPLVTLPGRQPQQRPWWTGWFGKAA, encoded by the exons ATGGCGACCGGAGCGAACGCCACGCCGCTGG ACTTCCCAagtaagaagaggaagaggagccgATGGAACCAAGACACAATGGAACAGAAGACAGTGATTCCAGGCATGCCTACGGTTATCCCCCCTGGCCTGACTCGGGAACAAGAAAGAGCTTATATAG TGCAACTACAGATAGAAGACCTGACTCGTAAACTGCGCACAGGAGACCTGGGCATCCCCCCTAACCCTGAGGACAG GTCCCCTTCCCCTGAGCCAATCTACAACAGCGAGGGGAAGCGGCTTAATACTCGAGAATTCCGTACCCGAAAAAAGCTTGAAGAGGAGCGGCATACCCTCATTACGGAGATGGTTGCTCTCAACCCAGACTTTAAACCACCTGCAGATTACAA GCCTCCAGCAACACGTGTGAGCGATAAAGTAATGATCCCCCAAGACGAGTATCCAGAAATCAATTTTGTGGGGCTCCTAATTGGGCCCAG AGGGAACACCCTGAAGAACATTGAGAAGGAATGCAACGCCAAGATCATGATACGGGGAAAGGGATCAGTAAAAGAAGGGAAAGTTGGGCGTAAAGATGGTCAGATGTTGCCAGGAGAAGATGAACCTCTTCATGCTCTAGTCACTGCCAATACAATGGAGAATGTCAAAAAGGCAGTGGAACAG ATCAGAAACATCCTGAAGCAGGGTATTGAAACCCCAGAGGACCAGAATGACCTAAGGAAAATGCAGCTTCGAGAGTTAGCTCGCTTGAATGGCACTCTACGGGAAGATGATAACAG GATCTTGAGACCCTGGCAGAGCTCAGAGACACGAAGCATTACCAACACGACTGTGTGTACTAAGTGTGGAGGGGCTGGTCACATTGCCTCTGATTGCAAATTTCAGAG GCCTGGTGACCCTCAATCAGCTCAGGATAAAGCACGGATGGATAAAGAGTATTTGTCCCTTATGGCTGAGCTAGGGGAAGCTCCTGTCCCTGCATCTGTGGGCTCCACCTCTGGACCTGCCACCACACCCCTGGCCAGTGCACCAAGGCCTGCTGCTCCTGCCAGCAACCCACCACCACCG TCTCTCATGTCTACAACTCAGAGTCGCCCACCCTGGATGAATTCTGGTCCTTCAGAGAATCGGCCCTACCATGGCATGCATGGAGGTGGTCCTGGTGGGCCTGGAGGTGGCCCCCACAGTTTCCCACACCCATTACCCAGCCTGACAGGTGGGCATGGTGGACATCCCATGCAGCACAACCCAAATGGACCACCACCACCTTGGatgcagccaccaccaccaccgatgAACCAGGGCCCCCACCCACCTGGGCACCATGGCCCTCCTCCAATGG TACCTGGGAAGTACGCCTGTGGGCTCTGGGGTCTATCGCCTGCATCAAGGAAAAG GTATGATGCCGCCGCCGCCTATGGGCATGATGCCGCCGCCTCCGCCACCTCCCAGTGGGCAGCCCCCGCCTCCTCCCTCTGGTCCTCTTCCTccatggcagcagcagcagcagcagcctccaCCACCCCCTCCGCCCAGCAGCAGTATGGCTTCCAGCACCCCCTTGCCATGGCAGCAAA GATCCCTCCCCGCAGCAGCGATGGCCCGAGCCATGAGAGTGAGGACTTTCCGCGCCCATTGGTGACCCTTCCAGGCAGACAGCCTCAACAGCGCCCCTGGTGGACAGGATGGTTCGGCAAAGCAGCCTGA
- the Sf1 gene encoding splicing factor 1 isoform X19, protein MATGANATPLDFPSKKRKRSRWNQDTMEQKTVIPGMPTVIPPGLTREQERAYIVQLQIEDLTRKLRTGDLGIPPNPEDRSPSPEPIYNSEGKRLNTREFRTRKKLEEERHTLITEMVALNPDFKPPADYKPPATRVSDKVMIPQDEYPEINFVGLLIGPRGNTLKNIEKECNAKIMIRGKGSVKEGKVGRKDGQMLPGEDEPLHALVTANTMENVKKAVEQIRNILKQGIETPEDQNDLRKMQLRELARLNGTLREDDNRILRPWQSSETRSITNTTVCTKCGGAGHIASDCKFQRPGDPQSAQDKARMDKEYLSLMAELGEAPVPASVGSTSGPATTPLASAPRPAAPASNPPPPSLMSTTQSRPPWMNSGPSENRPYHGMHGGGPGGPGGGPHSFPHPLPSLTGGHGGHPMQHNPNGPPPPWMQPPPPPMNQGPHPPGHHGPPPMDQYLGSTPVGSGVYRLHQGKGMMPPPPMGMMPPPPPPPSGQPPPPPSGPLPPWQQQQQQPPPPPPPSSSMASSTPLPWQQNTTTTTTSAGTGSIPPWQQQQAAAAASPGTPQMQGNPTMVPLPPGVQPPLPPGAPPPPPPPPPGSAGMMIPPRSSDGPSHESEDFPRPLVTLPGRQPQQRPWWTGWFGKAA, encoded by the exons ATGGCGACCGGAGCGAACGCCACGCCGCTGG ACTTCCCAagtaagaagaggaagaggagccgATGGAACCAAGACACAATGGAACAGAAGACAGTGATTCCAGGCATGCCTACGGTTATCCCCCCTGGCCTGACTCGGGAACAAGAAAGAGCTTATATAG TGCAACTACAGATAGAAGACCTGACTCGTAAACTGCGCACAGGAGACCTGGGCATCCCCCCTAACCCTGAGGACAG GTCCCCTTCCCCTGAGCCAATCTACAACAGCGAGGGGAAGCGGCTTAATACTCGAGAATTCCGTACCCGAAAAAAGCTTGAAGAGGAGCGGCATACCCTCATTACGGAGATGGTTGCTCTCAACCCAGACTTTAAACCACCTGCAGATTACAA GCCTCCAGCAACACGTGTGAGCGATAAAGTAATGATCCCCCAAGACGAGTATCCAGAAATCAATTTTGTGGGGCTCCTAATTGGGCCCAG AGGGAACACCCTGAAGAACATTGAGAAGGAATGCAACGCCAAGATCATGATACGGGGAAAGGGATCAGTAAAAGAAGGGAAAGTTGGGCGTAAAGATGGTCAGATGTTGCCAGGAGAAGATGAACCTCTTCATGCTCTAGTCACTGCCAATACAATGGAGAATGTCAAAAAGGCAGTGGAACAG ATCAGAAACATCCTGAAGCAGGGTATTGAAACCCCAGAGGACCAGAATGACCTAAGGAAAATGCAGCTTCGAGAGTTAGCTCGCTTGAATGGCACTCTACGGGAAGATGATAACAG GATCTTGAGACCCTGGCAGAGCTCAGAGACACGAAGCATTACCAACACGACTGTGTGTACTAAGTGTGGAGGGGCTGGTCACATTGCCTCTGATTGCAAATTTCAGAG GCCTGGTGACCCTCAATCAGCTCAGGATAAAGCACGGATGGATAAAGAGTATTTGTCCCTTATGGCTGAGCTAGGGGAAGCTCCTGTCCCTGCATCTGTGGGCTCCACCTCTGGACCTGCCACCACACCCCTGGCCAGTGCACCAAGGCCTGCTGCTCCTGCCAGCAACCCACCACCACCG TCTCTCATGTCTACAACTCAGAGTCGCCCACCCTGGATGAATTCTGGTCCTTCAGAGAATCGGCCCTACCATGGCATGCATGGAGGTGGTCCTGGTGGGCCTGGAGGTGGCCCCCACAGTTTCCCACACCCATTACCCAGCCTGACAGGTGGGCATGGTGGACATCCCATGCAGCACAACCCAAATGGACCACCACCACCTTGGatgcagccaccaccaccaccgatgAACCAGGGCCCCCACCCACCTGGGCACCATGGCCCTCCTCCAATGG ATCAGTACCTGGGAAGTACGCCTGTGGGCTCTGGGGTCTATCGCCTGCATCAAGGAAAAG GTATGATGCCGCCGCCGCCTATGGGCATGATGCCGCCGCCTCCGCCACCTCCCAGTGGGCAGCCCCCGCCTCCTCCCTCTGGTCCTCTTCCTccatggcagcagcagcagcagcagcctccaCCACCCCCTCCGCCCAGCAGCAGTATGGCTTCCAGCACCCCCTTGCCATGGCAGCAAA ATACGACGACTACCACCACGAGCGCTGGCACAGGGTCCATCCCGCCATGGCAACAGCAGCAGGCGGCTGCCGCAGCTTCTCCAGGAACCCCTCAGATGCAAGGCAACCCCACTATGGTGCCCCTGCCCCCCGGGGTCCAGCCGCCTCTGCCGCCCGGGGCCCCTCCCCCTCCGCCGCCTCCGCCACCTGGTTCCGCCGGCATGAT GATCCCTCCCCGCAGCAGCGATGGCCCGAGCCATGAGAGTGAGGACTTTCCGCGCCCATTGGTGACCCTTCCAGGCAGACAGCCTCAACAGCGCCCCTGGTGGACAGGATGGTTCGGCAAAGCAGCCTGA
- the Sf1 gene encoding splicing factor 1 isoform X1, which translates to MATGANATPLDFPSKKRKRSRWNQDTMEQKTVIPGMPTVIPPGLTREQERAYIVQLQIEDLTRKLRTGDLGIPPNPEDRSPSPEPIYNSEGKRLNTREFRTRKKLEEERHTLITEMVALNPDFKPPADYKPPATRVSDKVMIPQDEYPEINFVGLLIGPRGNTLKNIEKECNAKIMIRGKGSVKEGKVGRKDGQMLPGEDEPLHALVTANTMENVKKAVEQIRNILKQGIETPEDQNDLRKMQLRELARLNGTLREDDNRILRPWQSSETRSITNTTVCTKCGGAGHIASDCKFQRPGDPQSAQDKARMDKEYLSLMAELGEAPVPASVGSTSGPATTPLASAPRPAAPASNPPPPSRPPWMNSGPSENRPYHGMHGGGPGGPGGGPHSFPHPLPSLTGGHGGHPMQHNPNGPPPPWMQPPPPPMNQGPHPPGHHGPPPMDQYLGSTPVGSGVYRLHQGKGMMPPPPMGMMPPPPPPPSGQPPPPPSGPLPPWQQQQQQPPPPPPPSSSMASSTPLPWQQNTTTTTTSAGTGSIPPWQQQQAAAAASPGTPQMQGNPTMVPLPPGVQPPLPPGAPPPPPPPPPGSAGMMYAPPPPPPPPMDPSNFVTMMGMGVAGMPPFGMPPAPPPPPPQN; encoded by the exons ATGGCGACCGGAGCGAACGCCACGCCGCTGG ACTTCCCAagtaagaagaggaagaggagccgATGGAACCAAGACACAATGGAACAGAAGACAGTGATTCCAGGCATGCCTACGGTTATCCCCCCTGGCCTGACTCGGGAACAAGAAAGAGCTTATATAG TGCAACTACAGATAGAAGACCTGACTCGTAAACTGCGCACAGGAGACCTGGGCATCCCCCCTAACCCTGAGGACAG GTCCCCTTCCCCTGAGCCAATCTACAACAGCGAGGGGAAGCGGCTTAATACTCGAGAATTCCGTACCCGAAAAAAGCTTGAAGAGGAGCGGCATACCCTCATTACGGAGATGGTTGCTCTCAACCCAGACTTTAAACCACCTGCAGATTACAA GCCTCCAGCAACACGTGTGAGCGATAAAGTAATGATCCCCCAAGACGAGTATCCAGAAATCAATTTTGTGGGGCTCCTAATTGGGCCCAG AGGGAACACCCTGAAGAACATTGAGAAGGAATGCAACGCCAAGATCATGATACGGGGAAAGGGATCAGTAAAAGAAGGGAAAGTTGGGCGTAAAGATGGTCAGATGTTGCCAGGAGAAGATGAACCTCTTCATGCTCTAGTCACTGCCAATACAATGGAGAATGTCAAAAAGGCAGTGGAACAG ATCAGAAACATCCTGAAGCAGGGTATTGAAACCCCAGAGGACCAGAATGACCTAAGGAAAATGCAGCTTCGAGAGTTAGCTCGCTTGAATGGCACTCTACGGGAAGATGATAACAG GATCTTGAGACCCTGGCAGAGCTCAGAGACACGAAGCATTACCAACACGACTGTGTGTACTAAGTGTGGAGGGGCTGGTCACATTGCCTCTGATTGCAAATTTCAGAG GCCTGGTGACCCTCAATCAGCTCAGGATAAAGCACGGATGGATAAAGAGTATTTGTCCCTTATGGCTGAGCTAGGGGAAGCTCCTGTCCCTGCATCTGTGGGCTCCACCTCTGGACCTGCCACCACACCCCTGGCCAGTGCACCAAGGCCTGCTGCTCCTGCCAGCAACCCACCACCACCG AGTCGCCCACCCTGGATGAATTCTGGTCCTTCAGAGAATCGGCCCTACCATGGCATGCATGGAGGTGGTCCTGGTGGGCCTGGAGGTGGCCCCCACAGTTTCCCACACCCATTACCCAGCCTGACAGGTGGGCATGGTGGACATCCCATGCAGCACAACCCAAATGGACCACCACCACCTTGGatgcagccaccaccaccaccgatgAACCAGGGCCCCCACCCACCTGGGCACCATGGCCCTCCTCCAATGG ATCAGTACCTGGGAAGTACGCCTGTGGGCTCTGGGGTCTATCGCCTGCATCAAGGAAAAG GTATGATGCCGCCGCCGCCTATGGGCATGATGCCGCCGCCTCCGCCACCTCCCAGTGGGCAGCCCCCGCCTCCTCCCTCTGGTCCTCTTCCTccatggcagcagcagcagcagcagcctccaCCACCCCCTCCGCCCAGCAGCAGTATGGCTTCCAGCACCCCCTTGCCATGGCAGCAAA ATACGACGACTACCACCACGAGCGCTGGCACAGGGTCCATCCCGCCATGGCAACAGCAGCAGGCGGCTGCCGCAGCTTCTCCAGGAACCCCTCAGATGCAAGGCAACCCCACTATGGTGCCCCTGCCCCCCGGGGTCCAGCCGCCTCTGCCGCCCGGGGCCCCTCCCCCTCCGCCGCCTCCGCCACCTGGTTCCGCCGGCATGATGTatgccccaccccctcctcctccgcctcccaTGGACCCTTCTAACTTTGTCACCATGATGGGCATGGGGGTGGCGGGCATGCCGCCCTTCGGGATGCCTCCAGCTCCCCCACCGCCTCCACCACAGAActag
- the Sf1 gene encoding splicing factor 1 isoform X14, whose amino-acid sequence MATGANATPLDFPSKKRKRSRWNQDTMEQKTVIPGMPTVIPPGLTREQERAYIVQLQIEDLTRKLRTGDLGIPPNPEDRSPSPEPIYNSEGKRLNTREFRTRKKLEEERHTLITEMVALNPDFKPPADYKPPATRVSDKVMIPQDEYPEINFVGLLIGPRGNTLKNIEKECNAKIMIRGKGSVKEGKVGRKDGQMLPGEDEPLHALVTANTMENVKKAVEQIRNILKQGIETPEDQNDLRKMQLRELARLNGTLREDDNRILRPWQSSETRSITNTTVCTKCGGAGHIASDCKFQRPGDPQSAQDKARMDKEYLSLMAELGEAPVPASVGSTSGPATTPLASAPRPAAPASNPPPPSRPPWMNSGPSENRPYHGMHGGGPGGPGGGPHSFPHPLPSLTGGHGGHPMQHNPNGPPPPWMQPPPPPMNQGPHPPGHHGPPPMDQYLGSTPVGSGVYRLHQGKGMMPPPPMGMMPPPPPPPSGQPPPPPSGPLPPWQQQQQQPPPPPPPSSSMASSTPLPWQQRSLPAAAMARAMRVRTFRAHW is encoded by the exons ATGGCGACCGGAGCGAACGCCACGCCGCTGG ACTTCCCAagtaagaagaggaagaggagccgATGGAACCAAGACACAATGGAACAGAAGACAGTGATTCCAGGCATGCCTACGGTTATCCCCCCTGGCCTGACTCGGGAACAAGAAAGAGCTTATATAG TGCAACTACAGATAGAAGACCTGACTCGTAAACTGCGCACAGGAGACCTGGGCATCCCCCCTAACCCTGAGGACAG GTCCCCTTCCCCTGAGCCAATCTACAACAGCGAGGGGAAGCGGCTTAATACTCGAGAATTCCGTACCCGAAAAAAGCTTGAAGAGGAGCGGCATACCCTCATTACGGAGATGGTTGCTCTCAACCCAGACTTTAAACCACCTGCAGATTACAA GCCTCCAGCAACACGTGTGAGCGATAAAGTAATGATCCCCCAAGACGAGTATCCAGAAATCAATTTTGTGGGGCTCCTAATTGGGCCCAG AGGGAACACCCTGAAGAACATTGAGAAGGAATGCAACGCCAAGATCATGATACGGGGAAAGGGATCAGTAAAAGAAGGGAAAGTTGGGCGTAAAGATGGTCAGATGTTGCCAGGAGAAGATGAACCTCTTCATGCTCTAGTCACTGCCAATACAATGGAGAATGTCAAAAAGGCAGTGGAACAG ATCAGAAACATCCTGAAGCAGGGTATTGAAACCCCAGAGGACCAGAATGACCTAAGGAAAATGCAGCTTCGAGAGTTAGCTCGCTTGAATGGCACTCTACGGGAAGATGATAACAG GATCTTGAGACCCTGGCAGAGCTCAGAGACACGAAGCATTACCAACACGACTGTGTGTACTAAGTGTGGAGGGGCTGGTCACATTGCCTCTGATTGCAAATTTCAGAG GCCTGGTGACCCTCAATCAGCTCAGGATAAAGCACGGATGGATAAAGAGTATTTGTCCCTTATGGCTGAGCTAGGGGAAGCTCCTGTCCCTGCATCTGTGGGCTCCACCTCTGGACCTGCCACCACACCCCTGGCCAGTGCACCAAGGCCTGCTGCTCCTGCCAGCAACCCACCACCACCG AGTCGCCCACCCTGGATGAATTCTGGTCCTTCAGAGAATCGGCCCTACCATGGCATGCATGGAGGTGGTCCTGGTGGGCCTGGAGGTGGCCCCCACAGTTTCCCACACCCATTACCCAGCCTGACAGGTGGGCATGGTGGACATCCCATGCAGCACAACCCAAATGGACCACCACCACCTTGGatgcagccaccaccaccaccgatgAACCAGGGCCCCCACCCACCTGGGCACCATGGCCCTCCTCCAATGG ATCAGTACCTGGGAAGTACGCCTGTGGGCTCTGGGGTCTATCGCCTGCATCAAGGAAAAG GTATGATGCCGCCGCCGCCTATGGGCATGATGCCGCCGCCTCCGCCACCTCCCAGTGGGCAGCCCCCGCCTCCTCCCTCTGGTCCTCTTCCTccatggcagcagcagcagcagcagcctccaCCACCCCCTCCGCCCAGCAGCAGTATGGCTTCCAGCACCCCCTTGCCATGGCAGCAAA GATCCCTCCCCGCAGCAGCGATGGCCCGAGCCATGAGAGTGAGGACTTTCCGCGCCCATTGGTGA